A region of the Acinetobacter defluvii genome:
AATACAAAGTTGACGTGCTATTTTGTGGAAAAAGAGCGCAATATATTGAGCCGTACCGACAACAATTTGAAAAACATAATGTTAAATTGATTACGGGGGCAATGTCACTCAACCAACTTGAAAGCATAGATGATAAATTTGCATTTACGGAAAAATGTAAAGTTTTAAATTTGCCTTATATTCCTGCACTCAAAGCGGACTCATCCGACACATTAAAAAGTGCAATTTCGCAAGCCAAACAACAATTTGGTGAAATTTGTGTCAAACCTGTGCATGGGGTGTATGGTGCTGGCTTTGTATGTTTAAAAGATGATATAGATTATTTTCAACATTTTAAATCACCATTTATCGCCAATACACAGCAATTTATTGAAGCCTATGCGCAGCTCAAACAGCCCATTGATTATTTGGTTATGCCTTATTTGGATGGTGAAGAATGTTCGGTTGACATTGCTTGTGATCAAGGCAAAATCTTGGCACAAGTAACTCGTATTAAGTATCAATTTCATCAAGAATGCTTTTTGCAACATCCCTGTCATAAAATTTGCACACAGTTAGTTCAACATTTCCATTGTGACGGTTTGATTAATATCCAATTTAAAAAAGACCAACAGCAGCAATGGCATATTTTAGAAATTAATGCACGTCCCGCAGGTGGATTTGCCTATACCTTACATACTGGGGTGAACTTGGTTGCAGAACTTTTTGCACAAAAATTAAATCTCAATTTACAGCGTGAAAAAACCATTTCCCCTGTCAAAGTATTGCCTTTAGTACAAAGTTTTAAAATGGATTAAGATTAATTAATGAAAGAAATTGAATTAAGTCGTGGTTATCTTCGTGTTTCGGTTCGTCAACATCACCCGCATTGGGATTTAGATCAATTATTAGGTTTTGCAGAAAGAATTAATCCCAAACGTGCTTTTTTATTTGTTTCCAAAGTTTTAGGTAAACATATTCCTGTTGCACCTTCTACCATGCAACGCAGTTATGTAGATTTATGTGCCTTAATCCCTAAAGATTTACCATATCCAATTACCGTAATTGGTATGGCTGAAACAGCTGTAGGTTTAGGTGCGGGCGTATATCGTGAACTGAAAAAAGATTTTGCTGAAAATGCACTGTTTGTTACTACGACCCGTCACCCAGTAGATGCTTTACCAACTTTAGGTTTATTTTTAGAAGAACATAGTCATGCCCAAGATCAGTTTATTTTGAGCAGTCACGATCGCAAAAAACATCAACATTTAATTCAATCCAAAACTTTGATTTTGGTGGATGATGAAATTTCTACGGGTAAAACCTTTAAAAACCTGATTACAAGTCTAAAAAATGCTGGACTTGAGCAAGTAGAACGGATCATTTTGGTGACATTGGTCAATTGGGCAGAAGAACATTTGAATGACCTCGATGTGGGTATTCCCATTGAAGTTGTGTCACTGCTGCATGGTTCTTGGCATTGGCAAGCCAATCAAAATCAGATTGAAATCAACATGCCTGATGTTAATAAAACCAATCAAGAAGCACAGCGTATCATTGCACCCCATGACTGGGGACGTGAACCGAGTTACTTAGACTGTAAAGCTTGGTCGAATGTTCAAGTTAAAAAACCGAATGAAAAAATCTTAGTACTAGGTTCTGGTGAGTTTAGTTGGATTCCTTTTCTCATTGCAGAACAATTAGAGCAACAAGGTGCTGAGGTTTATTACAGTTCCACCACCCGTTCCCCAATTATGCAAGGACATGCCATTCAAAGCATTTGTGCCTTCACTGACAATTATGGGCTAAATATCAATAATTATGCCTATAACGTTAGACATCAACAGTTTGACCGTGTGTTATTGGTCATCGAAACAGAACAACACAGTGTAGACCCTACACTATTTGAGCAAATTGAAAATTTAGAAGTTATTCATTATGAAGCATAAGCCTTTGGTATTTGTCGATTTAGACGATACATTATTTCAAACCAATCGCAAATCTGCACCGACGGATTTGCATAAGATTGCGACTACAGATAAGTCTGGGCAACCGTTGTCTTATATGAAGCCAAAACAGCAAGTTTTTGTGAATTGGTTATTAGACTCTGCTGAGGTTGTGCCTGTGACTGCGCGTTCAGTTGAAGCTTTACAACGTGTGCATTTACCTTTTCAATATGGTGCAATATGTTCACATGGCGGTACGGTGATTGATGCACAGCAAAATATCGATCTAGATTGGTTTCATATTCAACAGCAAGCTGTTGCTGAGTTAAATGACTTATTACATGAATTACCTGACATTTTACTGAAAACAGCCCATGACTTAGGCTCGATTCGTACATGGACAGTCGAGGAAAATGATCTCAAAATCTATACGGTTGCCAAACAAAACCAACCAGAAGACGGGCTTTTTTTAGACCAATTGGTACAACATTTACCCAAAGATGTGTTAGAACATTGCTATATCCATATTAATGGCAATAATTTAGCAGTTATTCCAAAGTTTGTTTCTAAACAAAAAGCGGTTGAGTTTTTTATTAAAAAATATGACCCTGAAGGTGAACGTGTCATTTTGGGTTGGGGCGATAGCCTCTCTGATGCAGGATTTTTGGGTTGCTGTGATTGGTTTGGTATGCCCAAAAACAGCCAACTCGACCATTTTTTAGCACACAACTTAAGCAATGATCATCGACAGAAAGGATTCTTAGGGCATGTCTAATTTAAATGATATTAATCAAACATTGGCAAATCTTGGTTTTCACGGCTCGTATCATCCACAAGATATTACATTTTTGCTTAATATCACCCAGCTTAAACCGACGCCTGTAGCAGAAAAAGAGCGTCTGATTCAATCAGGCAAAAAACACTATTCAGAAATGATCAGTGAGGAGAAAGCCCCCTCACCTGAACATTTAAAACATTTTCAACATGCTTTTAAACATGGTGCAGAACGTTTAGCACGAGAAGCTCAACAACTCAGTCAAGCTTTAATGGCACGCTTTCCCAATCAGCCCATTATTTTGGTGAGTTTGGTGCGTGCAGGCGTACCCTTAGGTGTTCTACTTAAACATTGTATTCACCAAAATCAACCTTGTTTTCATTATGGTATTAGTATTATTCGTGATCGTGGCATTGATTTCGCTGCGCTCAATGCCATCATT
Encoded here:
- a CDS encoding HAD family hydrolase, encoding MKHKPLVFVDLDDTLFQTNRKSAPTDLHKIATTDKSGQPLSYMKPKQQVFVNWLLDSAEVVPVTARSVEALQRVHLPFQYGAICSHGGTVIDAQQNIDLDWFHIQQQAVAELNDLLHELPDILLKTAHDLGSIRTWTVEENDLKIYTVAKQNQPEDGLFLDQLVQHLPKDVLEHCYIHINGNNLAVIPKFVSKQKAVEFFIKKYDPEGERVILGWGDSLSDAGFLGCCDWFGMPKNSQLDHFLAHNLSNDHRQKGFLGHV
- a CDS encoding phosphoribosyltransferase domain-containing protein, producing MKEIELSRGYLRVSVRQHHPHWDLDQLLGFAERINPKRAFLFVSKVLGKHIPVAPSTMQRSYVDLCALIPKDLPYPITVIGMAETAVGLGAGVYRELKKDFAENALFVTTTRHPVDALPTLGLFLEEHSHAQDQFILSSHDRKKHQHLIQSKTLILVDDEISTGKTFKNLITSLKNAGLEQVERIILVTLVNWAEEHLNDLDVGIPIEVVSLLHGSWHWQANQNQIEINMPDVNKTNQEAQRIIAPHDWGREPSYLDCKAWSNVQVKKPNEKILVLGSGEFSWIPFLIAEQLEQQGAEVYYSSTTRSPIMQGHAIQSICAFTDNYGLNINNYAYNVRHQQFDRVLLVIETEQHSVDPTLFEQIENLEVIHYEA
- a CDS encoding ATP-grasp domain-containing protein, which translates into the protein MKDHYTVWIAESFSCQKDIIQALKDSSLATNLKIICSHHLLRPELHDVADLFIQQPDIADAAEWLLQQCIQYKVDVLFCGKRAQYIEPYRQQFEKHNVKLITGAMSLNQLESIDDKFAFTEKCKVLNLPYIPALKADSSDTLKSAISQAKQQFGEICVKPVHGVYGAGFVCLKDDIDYFQHFKSPFIANTQQFIEAYAQLKQPIDYLVMPYLDGEECSVDIACDQGKILAQVTRIKYQFHQECFLQHPCHKICTQLVQHFHCDGLINIQFKKDQQQQWHILEINARPAGGFAYTLHTGVNLVAELFAQKLNLNLQREKTISPVKVLPLVQSFKMD